Proteins co-encoded in one Marmota flaviventris isolate mMarFla1 chromosome 9, mMarFla1.hap1, whole genome shotgun sequence genomic window:
- the Arrb1 gene encoding beta-arrestin-1 isoform X3, with amino-acid sequence MGDKGTRVFKKASPNGKLTVYLGKRDFVDHIDLVDPVDGVVLVDPEYLKERRVYVTLTCAFRYGREDLDVLGLTFRKDLFVANVQSFPPAPEDKKPLTRLQERLIKKLGEHAYPFTFEIPPNLPCSVTLQPGPEDTGKACGVDYEVKAFCAENLEEKIHKRNSVRLVIRKVQYAPERPGPQPTAETTRQFLMSDKPLHLEASLDKEIYYHGEPISVNVHVTNNTNKTVKKIKISVRQYADICLFNTAQYKCPVAMEEADDTVAPSSTFCKVYTLTPFLANNREKRGLALDGKLKHEDTNLASSTLLREGANREILGIIVSYKVKVKLVVSRGGLLGDLASSDVAVELPFTLMHPKPKEEPPHREVPENEAPVDTNLIELDTNDDDIVFEDFARQRLKGLKDDKEEEEDGTGSPHLNNR; translated from the exons CTCACTGTCTACCTGGGAAAGCGGGACTTTGTGGACCACATCGACCTTGTGGACCCTGTGG ATGGTGTGGTCCTGGTGGATCCTGAGTATCTCAAGGAGAGGAGAG TCTATGTGACACTGACCTGCGCCTTCCGCTATGGCCGGGAGGATCTGGATGTCCTGGGCCTGACCTTTCGCAAAGACCTGTTTGTGGCCAACGTGCAGTCCTTCCCGCCGGCCCCCGAGGACAAGAAGCCCCTGACGCGGCTGCAGGAGCGCCTTATCAAGAAGCTGGGCGAGCACGCCTACCCCTTCACCTTTGAG ATCCCTCCAAACCTCCCATGCTCTGTGACGTTGCAACCAGGGCCTGAAGACACGGGGAAG GCCTGTGGTGTGGACTATGAAGTCAAAGCATTCTGTGCTGAGAACCTGGAGGAGAAGATCCATAAGAG GAATTCTGTGCGTCTGGTCATCCGGAAGGTTCAGTATGCCCCGGAGAGGCCTGGCCCCCAGCCCACAGCTGAGACCACCAGGCAGTTCCTCATGTCGGACAAGCCCCTGCACCTAGAAGCCTCCCTGGACAAGGAG aTCTATTACCATGGAGAACCCATCAGCGTCAACGTCCACGTCACCAACAACACCAACAAGACAGTGAAGAAAATCAAGATCTCGG TGCGCCAGTATGCGGACATCTGCCTTTTCAACACAGCACAGTACAAGTGCCCCGTGGCCATGGAGGAGGCTGA TGACACTGTGGCACCCAGTTCGACGTTCTGCAAAGTTTACACGCTGACTCCTTTCCTGGCCAATAACCGAGAGAAGCGAGGCCTCGCCCTGGATGGGAAACTCAAGCACGAAGACACGAACCTGGCCTCCAGCACCCT GTTGAGGGAAGGCGCCAACCGTGAGATCCTGGGGATCATTGTTTCCTACAAAGTGAAGGTGAAGCTGGTGGTGTCTCGAGGCGG CCTGTTGGGAGATCTTGCGTCCAG TGATGTGGCTGTGGAACTGCCCTTCACCTTAATGCACCCCAAGCCCAAAGAGGAACCCCCACATCGGGAAG TTCCAGAGAACGAGGCGCCAGTAGACACAAATCTCATAGAACTTGACACGAA CGATGACGACATTGTGTTTGAGGACTTTGCTCGCCAGAGACTGAAAGGCCTGAAGGACgacaaggaggaagaggaggatggcaCCGGCTCTCCACACCTCAACAACAGATAG
- the Arrb1 gene encoding beta-arrestin-1 isoform X4: MGVFKKASPNGKLTVYLGKRDFVDHIDLVDPVDGVVLVDPEYLKERRVYVTLTCAFRYGREDLDVLGLTFRKDLFVANVQSFPPAPEDKKPLTRLQERLIKKLGEHAYPFTFEIPPNLPCSVTLQPGPEDTGKACGVDYEVKAFCAENLEEKIHKRNSVRLVIRKVQYAPERPGPQPTAETTRQFLMSDKPLHLEASLDKEIYYHGEPISVNVHVTNNTNKTVKKIKISVRQYADICLFNTAQYKCPVAMEEADDTVAPSSTFCKVYTLTPFLANNREKRGLALDGKLKHEDTNLASSTLLREGANREILGIIVSYKVKVKLVVSRGGLLGDLASSDVAVELPFTLMHPKPKEEPPHREVPENEAPVDTNLIELDTNDDDIVFEDFARQRLKGLKDDKEEEEDGTGSPHLNNR, encoded by the exons CTCACTGTCTACCTGGGAAAGCGGGACTTTGTGGACCACATCGACCTTGTGGACCCTGTGG ATGGTGTGGTCCTGGTGGATCCTGAGTATCTCAAGGAGAGGAGAG TCTATGTGACACTGACCTGCGCCTTCCGCTATGGCCGGGAGGATCTGGATGTCCTGGGCCTGACCTTTCGCAAAGACCTGTTTGTGGCCAACGTGCAGTCCTTCCCGCCGGCCCCCGAGGACAAGAAGCCCCTGACGCGGCTGCAGGAGCGCCTTATCAAGAAGCTGGGCGAGCACGCCTACCCCTTCACCTTTGAG ATCCCTCCAAACCTCCCATGCTCTGTGACGTTGCAACCAGGGCCTGAAGACACGGGGAAG GCCTGTGGTGTGGACTATGAAGTCAAAGCATTCTGTGCTGAGAACCTGGAGGAGAAGATCCATAAGAG GAATTCTGTGCGTCTGGTCATCCGGAAGGTTCAGTATGCCCCGGAGAGGCCTGGCCCCCAGCCCACAGCTGAGACCACCAGGCAGTTCCTCATGTCGGACAAGCCCCTGCACCTAGAAGCCTCCCTGGACAAGGAG aTCTATTACCATGGAGAACCCATCAGCGTCAACGTCCACGTCACCAACAACACCAACAAGACAGTGAAGAAAATCAAGATCTCGG TGCGCCAGTATGCGGACATCTGCCTTTTCAACACAGCACAGTACAAGTGCCCCGTGGCCATGGAGGAGGCTGA TGACACTGTGGCACCCAGTTCGACGTTCTGCAAAGTTTACACGCTGACTCCTTTCCTGGCCAATAACCGAGAGAAGCGAGGCCTCGCCCTGGATGGGAAACTCAAGCACGAAGACACGAACCTGGCCTCCAGCACCCT GTTGAGGGAAGGCGCCAACCGTGAGATCCTGGGGATCATTGTTTCCTACAAAGTGAAGGTGAAGCTGGTGGTGTCTCGAGGCGG CCTGTTGGGAGATCTTGCGTCCAG TGATGTGGCTGTGGAACTGCCCTTCACCTTAATGCACCCCAAGCCCAAAGAGGAACCCCCACATCGGGAAG TTCCAGAGAACGAGGCGCCAGTAGACACAAATCTCATAGAACTTGACACGAA CGATGACGACATTGTGTTTGAGGACTTTGCTCGCCAGAGACTGAAAGGCCTGAAGGACgacaaggaggaagaggaggatggcaCCGGCTCTCCACACCTCAACAACAGATAG